From the Chryseobacterium viscerum genome, one window contains:
- a CDS encoding zinc-dependent metalloprotease, giving the protein MKKRILLVCALAAGLSSFNAQRWEPASQRTSQIRKEVEVQYSYRFDLQSLRNILKDAVETGKGAQAVIVSLPTAEGKIEKFAVYSDPVMEKSMADRYQLGSYVGVGVDDPGKYVRFSTAPTEMQSMIIKDGKFQFIEPITTDKQVYGVFYKTNRTESEHGFECATDEKNFKDIKALEANGKKTLSNVGITNRPSSTKFRTYRLAVSVTGEYTQYFMNLAGVPATATDDQKRAPALVAINNTMSRVNGVFQKDFGIKLLVQNFPNVIYTDPNTDPYSIADDGVAGAWNLELQNAMTAGVTNANYDIGHLFGASGGGGNAGCIGCICVDPTTSVPAGKGSGFTSPSNNVPSGDSFDIDYVAHEMGHQLGGNHTFSNKSEGSNVNVEPGGGTTIMGYAGITSDNVQMSSDAYFHYKSVDQILTNLEGKPATCGTSENITNNTPPVIAALTSYTVPKGTAYYLDASATDAEGDAINYTWEQTNSVTALASISGDTGWGYNTQGALTRSRFGTASGRRYFPSLPLVMNGILTNKTDAANNPNPNWETVSYVPRTVSYAVTVRDQNAQRPMLSSSEVNTVIGNDGPFKFNGLTASSVLYKNANNVIQWEVANTNTAPYNSPNVKIDYTSDNGATWTDLVASTPNTGSFTVQMPNTITTPIKLRVSSIGNVFYAVSPQVTVADAPTSTTAAPTGLTTISTEVFKTTARASWNSVPGATYSVNYRKQGVSSWSNTTSTTNSVVLTGLEDETNYEVQVATVVNSVPGAFSNNYVFKTNGLKTGIDYCIMNSGTSYVGAIRKVTISNLVYDDPSLRSYKDLSEDPSKIVNLVQGTAYAITPVVRQAFSNSNVPLNLSVWIDYNRNGVFEISERVITVSGGVPPGSVSFGAQNFTVPSTTYAGDKLLRMRIVTKYNTAALASACGDISTGGGSVMDLPVKITGTLAVNETKDVKSTEISIYPNPADTFVEVKNLKGKADYKIYTADGRLAQEGQIDGQRINVASLIKGMYVITIKDDKNTYNTKLIKK; this is encoded by the coding sequence ATGAAAAAAAGAATTTTACTGGTTTGTGCATTGGCTGCTGGATTGTCCAGTTTTAATGCACAGAGGTGGGAACCGGCCTCACAAAGAACATCTCAGATCAGAAAAGAAGTAGAAGTTCAATACTCTTACAGGTTTGATCTTCAGTCGCTTAGGAATATTTTAAAAGATGCTGTAGAGACAGGAAAAGGAGCTCAGGCTGTTATTGTATCTCTGCCTACTGCAGAAGGAAAGATTGAAAAGTTTGCAGTATATAGCGACCCTGTTATGGAAAAATCTATGGCAGACAGATATCAGTTAGGGTCTTATGTAGGAGTAGGAGTTGATGATCCAGGGAAATACGTAAGATTCAGTACTGCACCTACTGAAATGCAGTCAATGATTATCAAAGACGGAAAGTTTCAGTTCATAGAACCTATTACTACAGATAAACAGGTTTATGGTGTTTTCTATAAAACAAACAGAACAGAAAGCGAACACGGATTTGAATGTGCTACAGATGAAAAGAATTTTAAAGACATTAAAGCATTAGAAGCTAATGGAAAAAAGACTCTTTCTAACGTAGGAATCACTAACAGACCATCAAGTACAAAATTCAGAACTTACAGGTTAGCAGTTTCTGTTACAGGAGAATATACCCAATACTTTATGAATTTGGCTGGTGTACCTGCTACAGCTACTGATGATCAAAAGAGAGCCCCGGCATTGGTTGCAATCAACAACACGATGAGCCGTGTGAATGGAGTATTTCAAAAAGACTTTGGAATAAAATTATTGGTTCAGAACTTCCCGAATGTTATCTATACAGATCCAAATACAGACCCTTATTCAATTGCTGATGATGGTGTAGCTGGAGCTTGGAATCTTGAACTTCAGAATGCTATGACAGCTGGGGTAACTAATGCAAACTATGATATCGGACACTTATTCGGTGCTTCAGGAGGAGGTGGAAATGCCGGATGTATAGGTTGTATATGTGTCGACCCTACCACTAGTGTACCTGCGGGTAAAGGATCAGGGTTTACTTCACCATCTAATAATGTTCCAAGTGGAGATTCTTTTGATATTGATTATGTAGCTCATGAAATGGGGCATCAGTTAGGAGGGAATCATACATTTTCAAATAAATCGGAAGGAAGTAATGTTAATGTAGAACCAGGAGGAGGAACTACTATTATGGGATATGCGGGGATTACAAGTGATAATGTTCAAATGTCTTCAGATGCCTATTTCCACTATAAATCCGTGGATCAGATTTTAACGAATTTAGAAGGTAAGCCTGCAACATGTGGTACGTCAGAAAATATTACTAATAATACACCACCTGTAATAGCGGCACTTACGTCATATACAGTTCCTAAAGGAACCGCCTATTATCTTGATGCATCCGCAACAGATGCAGAAGGAGATGCTATTAATTACACATGGGAGCAGACAAATAGTGTTACCGCCCTAGCTTCAATTTCCGGAGATACAGGATGGGGATACAATACACAGGGGGCTTTAACAAGATCACGTTTTGGAACAGCTAGTGGAAGAAGATATTTCCCAAGCCTTCCTCTAGTGATGAATGGAATTCTGACTAATAAAACTGATGCTGCAAATAATCCTAATCCAAATTGGGAAACTGTATCTTATGTTCCTAGAACGGTAAGTTATGCCGTAACTGTTAGAGATCAAAACGCACAAAGACCAATGCTATCTTCTTCAGAAGTTAATACAGTCATTGGAAATGATGGTCCTTTTAAGTTTAACGGACTTACTGCATCATCAGTATTATATAAAAATGCTAATAACGTTATTCAGTGGGAAGTAGCCAATACAAATACAGCTCCTTATAACTCACCTAACGTAAAGATTGATTATACTTCAGATAATGGAGCAACCTGGACAGACTTAGTAGCTTCTACACCTAATACAGGTAGCTTCACAGTGCAGATGCCAAATACAATTACGACACCAATTAAGTTGAGAGTATCATCAATTGGTAACGTTTTCTATGCCGTTTCTCCTCAGGTTACTGTTGCAGATGCACCTACTTCTACAACTGCTGCTCCAACAGGGCTTACAACAATAAGCACAGAGGTGTTTAAGACAACAGCCAGAGCATCTTGGAATAGCGTACCTGGAGCAACTTATTCTGTTAACTATAGAAAACAAGGCGTTTCAAGCTGGTCAAATACAACAAGTACAACGAATTCAGTTGTATTAACAGGTCTTGAAGATGAAACAAATTATGAAGTACAGGTAGCAACTGTTGTAAATAGTGTTCCTGGTGCATTCTCTAATAATTATGTATTTAAAACAAATGGCTTAAAGACTGGAATAGATTACTGTATAATGAATTCAGGGACATCGTATGTCGGAGCAATCAGAAAAGTAACAATATCAAACCTTGTTTATGATGATCCTTCATTAAGATCATATAAAGATTTATCTGAGGATCCTAGCAAGATTGTTAATTTGGTTCAGGGAACAGCATACGCTATTACACCCGTAGTGAGACAAGCATTTAGTAACTCGAATGTTCCTTTAAATCTTTCTGTTTGGATTGATTATAACAGAAATGGAGTGTTTGAGATATCTGAAAGAGTAATTACTGTTTCAGGAGGAGTTCCTCCGGGTAGTGTAAGTTTTGGAGCACAAAACTTTACAGTGCCTTCAACAACATATGCTGGAGATAAGCTTTTAAGAATGAGAATTGTTACAAAGTATAATACTGCTGCTTTAGCAAGTGCATGTGGAGACATCTCAACTGGAGGAGGTTCAGTAATGGATCTGCCTGTGAAAATTACAGGTACTCTTGCTGTAAACGAAACAAAAGATGTTAAATCAACCGAAATTTCAATTTATCCGAACCCTGCAGATACTTTCGTAGAAGTGAAAAATCTTAAAGGAAAAGCAGATTATAAAATCTATACTGCTGACGGAAGATTAGCTCAGGAAGGGCAGATTGATGGACAAAGAATTAATGTTGCTTCATTAATCAAAGGTATGTATGTAATCACGATAAAAGATGACAAAAATACTTACAATACGAAGCTTATCAAAAAATAA